The stretch of DNA TTCACAATAGCTGCCGCACTTCTAGCCATACTCGCACAATTGACAACGAGTATAACTGGTGTATTTGTAATCACACTTATTTCTGCCGTACTCCCTGCATTCGTTTGTGGATTTTTGCCATCGTAAAAACCCATCACACCTTCAATAATTGAGATATCAGCGTCATCACACCCACGACTGAATATTTCACGAACGACTTCATGAGAAAGCATCCAACTATCTAAATTTCTTGATGGTCTGCCTGTAACAGCGGTATGATACGTAGGATCGATGTAATCAGGTCCACACTTAAAACCTTGTACATTCAATCCTCTTTGCTGAAAGGCAGCCATCAAACCAATCGTTAAGGTCGTTTTACCAACTCCACTTCCTGTTCCAGCAATGACAAATCTTTTGCTCATTTTGTAGCCTCCTTATAAGAAATGCAAAAGGCACCCCGATTCCACACTTGCCCACATTCTGTGAGCAACTGTGGAAGAATGTATCTGTCAGAACTTCTGCTTCACTATCAAATTACCTCTATTTATTGTCCAAACTTCTTGCTTTACTATCCAATTAACTCTATTTACTATCCGAATAACTCTATTTACTGTCCAAACTTCTTGCTTTACTATCCAATTAACTCTATTTACTATCCAAACTTCTTGCTTTACTATCCAATTAACTCTATTTACTGTCCAAACTTCTTGGTTTACTATCCAAATAACTCTATTTACTGTCCGAACTTCTTGCTTTACTATCCAATTAACTCTATTTACTATCCGAACTTCTGCTTCACTATCAAATTACCTCTATTTATTGTCCAAACTTCTTGCTTTACTATCCAATTAACTCTATTTACTATCCGAATAACTCTTTTTACTGTCCAAACTTCTTGTTTTACTATCCAAATAACTCTATTTACTATCCGAACTTCTGCTTTACTATCCAATTAACTCTATTTACTATCCGAACTTCTTGCTTTACTATCCAATTAACTCTATTTACTATCCGAACTTCTTACTTTACTATCCAATTAACTCTATTTACTGTCCGAACTCTTGATTTTACTGTCTTAACCTAATGATTCTACTCACAAGCTAGGAAAACGAGATTACTAGCCATCATATCAATCAATGTGGAATAATTGCGACTGATATCGTCACATTTCCTGATTTTTTCTTTACTAATAGTAGCTCCTCGGCTCCGCTATACAGCTTCGCTGCAGGTTCACTAACGCCGTATGCGCCAGTATATTTAAATACTGTATTTGATGGCTGTTCTATTGATACATTATTCAACTGCTCAGCTGTATAATAGGTAAAATCCCAATGATTTTTTTCAACAACCTCCAACAAGCCTACTTCATCTTTTTTTAAATCAATTGTGGCAATTGCTTTGACACTTTTTTTTGAAATCTGTAATTCTACTAATGTATCATCTATGACTTGCTCTATTTCATCATAGCTAGTCCCTCGATTACATCCCATCCCTAAGACAACAACTTTAGGGCGATACAATACGCCATTTTTTAAAATTGCCTGCTCTTTAGTTGTGAGCAGCCGATGAGTAATGACAAGGGCTGCTGCTGGATTGCTCGCTAAGGCTTGAGCTATGTCCGAATAAATAGAAATATGATTGGGTATGGGCTTGTCATAGTTCCACCAATTCTTTTCACCTGATTCTTGCACAACTGCTACTTGTTCTTCATTTACGACAGAAGCACTTACAGGTGTGAGCTTTTCTGCTGATTCCCATTGCCAACCAAACCGTTTTCCAAATAAGTCAACTGGAATTGTTTGCTGAACATCTGAAGCTGTTGTAATTACTGGTGTAGCTTGAAGCACAGCAGCTACCTCTTTCGTTAATTCATTTGCACCACCTAAATGACCTGATAACACACTGATCACGTGCTCACCCTTATCATCGATGACAACAACACCGGGGTCTGTTTTTTTATCCTTCAAAAGTGGGGCAATCATTCGCACGACAGCACCTAATGAAATAATCATGATAATTCCTTGATAAGCTTGAAATAGTGAGGGAAGAAGCAGCCTTACGCTACCTTGAAACATTTGAATGTTTAGCTGCTCCTCGTCCCCTTTTGCAAATTTACTCATATAGTAAACATCCGTATTTGAGAATGAAGAAGCGAGCTTTCTAGCTAGATCAACCCCATGCTTTGTTATAGCAACAACAGCATATGTATTCACATGCTTAATAACTGGAAGCTTGTCTTCCCCTAACGACAAAATCACGATTTCACCCCCGGGCGAAATCCGTGGAAAAATTCTTTGTCATATAGCTTTGATCGGTAGTCTTTTTCATGTATATGCTCATCGAGCGCCCAGCCTGCTAAAATCATCGCTTGTTTTCTTATACCATTCTTTTTCATATCTTCATCAAGATGCTCCAGCGTTGATCGAACAATCTTTTGATCAGGCCATGTTGCTTTGTATACTACAGCAACAGGTGTCGCTTTGCTCCAGCCAGCCTCTAGTAGTTCATTTATAACCTTTTTAGTTAATGTTGCGCTTAAAAAGAAGGCAATCGTGCAATGATGGCGAGCTAAATCTTGTAATTTTTCACGGTCAGGTACAGGTGTCCTTCCTTCTGCCCTAGTTAAAATAACCGTTTGTGTTAAATCCGGTATTGTCAACTCGGCACCTAATTCAGCAGCTGCTGCAAAAACAGAGCTTACACCAGGAACGATTTCTATTTCCACTCCCTCACTTTTTAAAAGTGAAATTTGTTCCATTATCGCTCCGTAAACGGCTGGATCTCCTGTGTGAACCCTTACTACTTTTTTTCCTTGCTTCAACCTGCTTACCATGATATCTACCATTTCTTCCAAATGCATACCAGCTGTTTTGAGCACTTCTGCTGTAGGCTTCGATTCCTTTATTAACTCTTCACTAACTAGCGAATCAGCATACAAAACAACATCTGCCTCTTGAAGTAGCCTTAAGCCTCTGACAGTTATTAAATCACTCGCACCAGGTCCTGCTCCAACGATATATAGCTTCATTTTCTCACCACCATTAACGTTAAATACTCAAGATCTACACCTTCGAGTTCTTCTACATTCCAAATAATTTCTTCATTTGAGGTTACCTTCGTCACCACTGAAGCTTTATCTAACAGTTGCAATTCCTTTAACACGTTGATCATAAGGTCTATCACTTTTGCAACCTTAATAAATATGACACAATCATTTTCTTCAATCACTTTTTTCATCGCTTCATAGTCATCTCTAGCAGGGATGATTGCTACATGATCATCTCCTTCAGCTAATGGAATACCAAGCCTAGAAGCTGCACCATTAATTGATGAGATACCAGGTACCGTATGAACTTTTACTTCTGGATATCGTTTCTTCATCACATTCAACATTTGAATGAAAGTACTGTATAAAAGCGGATCTCCTTCTGTTACAAAAGCGACGTCTTTTCCTTGTTGTAGCTTTTCCCATACCTTTTCCGCTGTTAAATTCCATTCACGCTCTAAAATGCTCTTATCCTTTGTCATAGGAAACACTAACCCAAGCATTTCCTTTTCGTTCGGATTCACATACACATCGATAATTTGATGAGCATAGCTTTTACTTCCTTTGCGTTTCTTTGGATAAGCGATTACTGGCGATTCCTGCAAAGTACGAAAAGCTTTTACCGTAATCAACTCAGGGTCACCTGGCCCTACTCCTAGTCCGTATAATGTTCCAGTCATATAAGCTTTAAGCCCCTTTCTTCTTTGTAGCCGTAATTATATATATTGGATTTAATGCGTCGAATCTTGTTAAGTTCAAAATCGGCTTGCTCCTTGAGACTTGTGCCAAAATAATTTCAGTATGAAAGCCATATTCGTTAAACAAGGCATTTGCTTCTGATAAGTTCTCAATTGTCACAGCATTAAGCACAATTCTTCCATCTTCTCGTAATTTATTACAACAAATTTGTAGTATGTTACGCATGCCACCAGCTGTCCCTCCAATAAAAACAGCGTCGGGATCAGGGAAAGAATCGAGGCCATCAGGTGCTTTTGCGTTTACTACTGTTATATCTGTACGGAATTTACGTATATTCAACAAACAATTTTCAATATCAGCTTCATTTTTCTCAAGCGCAAACACTTGCCCTTCTCGAGCAATTCTCGCAGCTTCGATAGCAACTGACCCAGTACAAGTCCCAATATCCCAAACGACACTATCCAGTTTAAGCTGTAGTGCACTTACACTTAGCGTTCTGATTTCCTTTTTCGTAATTAACCCTTTTTCGGGCTTTCGTTGGGCAAACTCTTTATCATTAATTCCTAAGCTCCAAGCGGGGCTTTCTGCCACCTTTTTCAGAATGACAATATTAAGAGGTGAAAAAACATTGTCCACGATGTTATGGAGCTCATGAAGATCATACCAGCCACACCTTTCCGACTCTCCACCAAGGTTTTCAGCTACAAAAGCACGATACTCTACCATGTTGTAAAAAAGTAGGTACGTAGCTATGGCTGAAGGCGTATTTGTTTCATCTGTCAAAATAGCTACTTTGTCTTTGCCGTCTATTTTTTGTGCTAGACCTTGCATCTTTCTTCCATGTAAGCTTGTTATATATGCATCCTGCCAGCTCTCACCCATTCTCGCAAATGCAAGCTGCACTGAACTAACATATGGATAAATTTCTAGCTGAAGTTTCTTTGCCAAATAACTGCCGATACCATAAAATAACGGATCACCCGAGGCGAGTACAACGATACGTCTCGATTCACTTTCAAGGCGTTCAACAAGTGAACGTAACCTTCCCTTAATCACTACCTTTTCTCCACAGTAATCAGGAAAAAATGCGAGCTGCCTTTCTCCGCCAACAAGCACTTCACTTTCATAAATCCATTGTTCATATGTAGAAAGGAGACTTTGTTTCCCTTCATCCCCTATACCAATCATCTTAATCGCTCTCGTCATAGCATTCCGCCCTTCCTAACAGATCACCCTTTAATGTATACAAAGTTGTATCGACATCTACTCCACCGGACATTTCTTGAAGAGCTTGCTGACAACAATAATTACAAAGAACTTCGAAAAAACTATGAAACCCATTCGCGACCATCATATCCCCAACTTGTGAAGCGGTGTTTGCATGTTCAATTTCTTCAATTAATTCCCCTTTCACACCCACCTCGGATGCAACTTGTGCTAAAAAGCCAAAATCGACAGGTGCACTTTTCGAATGAACCATCATCACTCCTTGGGCGACTTTTGAGAATTTTCCCATCATGCCAACCATAGAGACCTTCTTAATCCCCAGACGTTTACACTGCTTAAGGGTAAAACCGACAAAATCACCCATTTCAATAAAAGCCTCATCTGATAAATTAGGAAGCTGTTGCATCGCATATTTTTCACTACGCCCGCCTGTTGTAATTGCAACATGCTCACAATCGCTTGCACGAGCTACTTTTATCGCTTGTACGATACTCGCTTTATAAGCAGCAGTAGAAAACGGTACAACGATCCCTCTTGTACCTAAAATAGAGATACCACCTAAAATTCCAAGTCTTCCATTAAGTGTTTTTTTGGCTATTTCAACACCATCAGGTACTGATATAACGACCTTTATTCCTTGGTGAATGTGAAATTGGGTTAACACTTCTTCAGCAGTGGATCGGATCATTTTTCTTGGAACAGGGTTAATTGCGGCTTCTCCAACTTCGATAGGTAACCCTGGTTTTGTTGCTCTACCAACGCCTGCTCCACCGTCCAACTCAATGCCAGCAGTATTTTTCCAGCTTACTGTTGCTTGTATTAAGGCACCATGAGTTGCATCTGGATCATCACCAGCATCCTTAATCACACCTACAGTTACGCCGTTCTCATGAAAATCACAATGCTCCATTTGGAAGGTAACAAACTTTCCGACCGGAAGATAAATCGTTGCATCGGTTTGCTCTTCCTTCGTAATTAATGCTGTGAGTGCTGCTTTCGTAGCTGCTGTAGCACACGATCCAGTCGTATAACCTTGTCGTAATTTTTTTTCCGTAGACTGTTTCTGGTCTTTCATACTTATCCTCTATCAGCAAGAATTGAAATTGCGTTTAAAGCTGCAACTGTTACGGTACTTCCACCTTTCCGACCTATGTTCGTAATAAATGGAACATCCAACTTAGCCAGCTCCTCCTTTGATTCAGCAGCTGAAACAAAGCCTACTGGTAAACCGATAATTAACCCCGGTTTCGCCTCGCCTTCTTTTATTAGGCGAATAAGCTCTAATAGCGCTGTTGGCGCATTTCCAATGGCATAAATGCCTCCGTCAGCTTCTTTAATTGCTTTGCGCATAGAAATAATTGCCCGTGTTGTGTTAAGCCTTTTTGCTTCTTCCATCACGTCAGCATCTGATATATATACGTTAATATCGCAGCCATATTTTTCTACCCGCGGCTTGCTAATACCCACTTGTACCATTTGTACATCAGCAACAATTTTCTTACCGCTCCGAATGGCTTGAATACCTGCTCCAATAGCATCTTTATGAAACACAAGACTTTTCCCTAGTTCAAAGTCAGCCGAAGCATGAATGACACGTTGAACGACAGGGTATTGCTCTTCGGAAAACGGGTGCTCCCCTACCTCCTCATCGATCATTTCAAAGCTTCTTCCTTCGATTTGCTGTGGCTGAACAGTTTCCGGTTTAAATTCAGTGCGAAAATCCATTAAATCGTCCTCCTTATATGTTCTGCACTTCCATTTCTTTTAGTTGCCTTAATACTTCATCAAAAGATGAAAAAGTAAGGCCGTACTCAATACTTGGTCGTTTGATCACGATTGTTTCTATATCTAGCTCAGCAGCTGCAGCTAGCTTTTCATCAACAGACCCAACCTTCCCACTCTCTTTCGTAATCATCAATGTAACACCGTATTGTTTGTAAAGCGCTATATCAAACTCTTTCGTGAACGGACCTTGAATGGCGACAATATTCTTCTGAGGAATACCAAGCTGCTCACACTTTTCCATATTATCTTTGCGCGGTAGCATTCTAGCAATCAAGCGAGTGTTTGGTAAATTTAATAGCTTTTGAGAAAAAACTTGTAATGTTTTACTCCCCGTCGTGAGCATAATCACGCCACCCTTGCTAGCAGCAACCTCAGCTGCTTGTTCATAGCTCTCGACTGTGATGACTTTTTCTCGCTTAATAATATGCTCTCGCTGCCTCTCATACCTTATATACGGGATATCCGCAGCTCTAGCTGCTTGTATAGCATTTCTAGATGCTTCCTCTGCAAATGGATGACTAGCATCCACAATCGTTTCAATGTTTTGTTGTTGAATAACTTCTACCATCTCTTCTGCAGTTAACCTCCCGACCTTTATAGGAAGTCCAGCTTTTCTTAGCTCTATCGCTGCACTATCTGTGACAACCGTTGTAAGCAGGGAGTATCCGTCATTCTTCATAGATATCGCAAGTTCTCTTGCGTCACTAGTACCGGCTAAACATAAAATCATTTAACATGCTCCGTTTTCACGTCATGATGGTGATGATGGTGGTGACCGTGATCATGATCATGATCGTGATGGTGGTGATGATCAATATGTTCCATCGCCTCTAAACGATACAGACACGTATCGCAATTCATCTTAACTTCATCTTTTAACGCTTCAGCTATGCGGTCATGCAAAATCAATTCAAGTTTTGGATGAAACCCAAAATATTCTGCTAACACAAATTCTACTGATGGGAATTCTGTTTGAAAATCTGCCATCAACCGCTCAAGACGTTTAATTAATATACCTGTAAATAAAAAGTATGGTACGACAACAACTCTTTTGGCTCCTAGCTTTATACATCGTTCAATACTTTCACGAATAAGAGGATCAGTGACGCCCATAAAAGCAGGTTCTATAATCTTATATTTTAGTCGTTCCCACAGTAGTCTTGTAATTTTATACAAATCACTATTCGCATCAGGGTCGCTTCCTCCTCGACCTAACAAAATTACTGCTGTATGCTCTTTAGGATCATCTATCTTCTCTCCAGCCTCTACTAGTCTATTAGTACAGATGTCTAGTGCTAAATCATGAACTCCTATCGGCCTACCGTAAGTAAAAGCAATATGAGGGTACTTCTCTTTTGCCTCATCAATTGCTGCAGGGATATGAATCTTTGAATGGCCTGCTGGAAGTAGCATAATTGGAATGACAACAATATGCGATGCCCCTTTGTTCACACAAGCTTCCAGCCCTTGAAGTATATTTGGTAACTCAAACTCTAGAAAACACGCTTCTACTAATAAACTATCATCTATACTAGGTTTCATATTTTCTATAAACTTTAATACTTGTTCATTTCCTTCTGGATCTCTACTTCCATGACCAACAAATAACACTGCCTTCATTGATATTCCTCCTTTTAATCAGCACACGGTACCGGTTCAATTGATAGATCTGGTGACACATCTTTAAACTGGTAACCCTGTATTTCCTTTACACGTTTATAATATTTATGAAAACGCTCGTTCGGATGCCCCTTCTCCTTATACTCTCCTACGATATTTTGTATTAATGGAACCAGACGTTCAGGTTCAATCCCTTCTGCGACTAGTTGTCCAGCATGAGCAGTTCTACCAACGGTTTTCGCCCCGAGAAAGAGATCGAATTTGCCTTTGCGAAATACGATGCCAATATCATCATTCACTGCACCATAGCAAGCCATCGCACAGCCGTTAAAACCGATATGAAGCTCCTTTGGAACATCAATACCACCAATTAATGCTTGTATTTCCTCAGCCTGCGGTATGGAATCAAATTTCTCTCCATCACAAAAATCACATGCCTTCATAGTCGCTACATCACCAACCGGTGCAAGTAAAAAACCAACATCCGTTAGTTTATTTGTGACTGTTTCAGGGCTTGAAGTAGGAATATGAAGTAAAATCTGGTGATTGATTGTATACTCCATCTTTCCTTTATCACCAACAACATCTGCAAGAACAAGCATTTGCTGCGGCGTAAACTTTTTGTTAACGACACCTGGACTGACAGCTACTTCAAAAATTGACTCAATATTTGTTCCTACATATGTTGACCTCTCTTTCGTTACCCCTTTGTCTTGATCAACCATAGCAATTGCCTTATTTGCCATATCTAAAGCTGAAGGAGACTCTTCTTTACCTCCGTGCAATGCCCAAGGTTCGTTCTCTCTTTTTAGTCGTTCATGTGGTTTCAACTTCTGCTCTTGTGTTTGCAATGTGTATTTTCTTTGGTAACCTCTTGGCGTAATCATTTTGTTATCATACATAAACGTAGTGGAATTCCCAATAATCACAGTTGTTAACATACCAATATCGTGATCAAGCATATCCCGTAAGGTCGTCATAACGACATGCTGTCGATCTCTGTATGCACTTTTTACTAAACCAACTGGTGTGTCTTGAGAACGGTATTTTAATAGAATTTGTTGCGCTTCAACAATTTGTCTCGTTCGCTTCCCACTCTTTGGGTTGTAAAGAGCGATGACGAAATCAGCCTGACCGGCTGCTTCAATTCTTCTTTCGATAAGCTCCCAAGGAGTCAAATGATCACTTAAGCTAATCGTACAAGCATCATGCATAACAGGAGCACCTAGCAACGACGCGCATGAATTAATTGCAGAAATCCCTGGAACAACCTCTACCTCAACTCCATCAAGTTCTGACCATCCTTTTTCAATTAACACCTCGTATACTAAGCCAGCCATGCCATATACTCCAGCATCTCCGCTTGAAATTACAGCCACATATTTTCCTTCTTCTGCTAACTTAACCGCTGCTTGTGCACGGCTTACTTCTTCTGACATGCCTGTGCTTACTATTTCTTGATCTGTTATAAGATCTGAAATGAGATCTACATATGTTTTATAACCAATAATACAATCACTTTCAGCGATGGCTTCCTTGGCCCTGTTAGTTATATGTTCTTCACTACCTGGCCCGAAACCGACAATGAGCAATTTTCCCTTCAAGCTAATCCCTCCTTATTATTCATTTATTTACCACTGCTTTTTCTTTCGAAATCCCAAGTGGACGATCACCTTGTAACTGCATCCCCGTATTTGTTGTTGTATAGCTCATCGCATGTGTAAGGGGCTTTCCTTGTGCAAGGTGTTCGGAAACAATCTGGCGACCTAGTTCTGGTGTAACCTTCTCGTACCACGTACCCTCTGGATAGACGATTGCTACACACGCATCCTTACATCTACCATTACACCTCGTTCTTGTCGTATGAACAGTTGAATCGAGACCTAGCCTTTCAATTTCTTCACGAATAGCTACTGTAGCTTCTTCACCACCTTT from Bacillus sp. SM2101 encodes:
- a CDS encoding cobalamin biosynthesis protein yields the protein MILSLGEDKLPVIKHVNTYAVVAITKHGVDLARKLASSFSNTDVYYMSKFAKGDEEQLNIQMFQGSVRLLLPSLFQAYQGIIMIISLGAVVRMIAPLLKDKKTDPGVVVIDDKGEHVISVLSGHLGGANELTKEVAAVLQATPVITTASDVQQTIPVDLFGKRFGWQWESAEKLTPVSASVVNEEQVAVVQESGEKNWWNYDKPIPNHISIYSDIAQALASNPAAALVITHRLLTTKEQAILKNGVLYRPKVVVLGMGCNRGTSYDEIEQVIDDTLVELQISKKSVKAIATIDLKKDEVGLLEVVEKNHWDFTYYTAEQLNNVSIEQPSNTVFKYTGAYGVSEPAAKLYSGAEELLLVKKKSGNVTISVAIIPH
- the cobM gene encoding precorrin-4 C(11)-methyltransferase, coding for MKLYIVGAGPGASDLITVRGLRLLQEADVVLYADSLVSEELIKESKPTAEVLKTAGMHLEEMVDIMVSRLKQGKKVVRVHTGDPAVYGAIMEQISLLKSEGVEIEIVPGVSSVFAAAAELGAELTIPDLTQTVILTRAEGRTPVPDREKLQDLARHHCTIAFFLSATLTKKVINELLEAGWSKATPVAVVYKATWPDQKIVRSTLEHLDEDMKKNGIRKQAMILAGWALDEHIHEKDYRSKLYDKEFFHGFRPGVKS
- the cobI gene encoding precorrin-2 C(20)-methyltransferase; this translates as MTGTLYGLGVGPGDPELITVKAFRTLQESPVIAYPKKRKGSKSYAHQIIDVYVNPNEKEMLGLVFPMTKDKSILEREWNLTAEKVWEKLQQGKDVAFVTEGDPLLYSTFIQMLNVMKKRYPEVKVHTVPGISSINGAASRLGIPLAEGDDHVAIIPARDDYEAMKKVIEENDCVIFIKVAKVIDLMINVLKELQLLDKASVVTKVTSNEEIIWNVEELEGVDLEYLTLMVVRK
- the cbiE gene encoding precorrin-6y C5,15-methyltransferase (decarboxylating) subunit CbiE; this translates as MTRAIKMIGIGDEGKQSLLSTYEQWIYESEVLVGGERQLAFFPDYCGEKVVIKGRLRSLVERLESESRRIVVLASGDPLFYGIGSYLAKKLQLEIYPYVSSVQLAFARMGESWQDAYITSLHGRKMQGLAQKIDGKDKVAILTDETNTPSAIATYLLFYNMVEYRAFVAENLGGESERCGWYDLHELHNIVDNVFSPLNIVILKKVAESPAWSLGINDKEFAQRKPEKGLITKKEIRTLSVSALQLKLDSVVWDIGTCTGSVAIEAARIAREGQVFALEKNEADIENCLLNIRKFRTDITVVNAKAPDGLDSFPDPDAVFIGGTAGGMRNILQICCNKLREDGRIVLNAVTIENLSEANALFNEYGFHTEIILAQVSRSKPILNLTRFDALNPIYIITATKKKGA
- a CDS encoding cobalt-precorrin-5B (C(1))-methyltransferase, with product MKDQKQSTEKKLRQGYTTGSCATAATKAALTALITKEEQTDATIYLPVGKFVTFQMEHCDFHENGVTVGVIKDAGDDPDATHGALIQATVSWKNTAGIELDGGAGVGRATKPGLPIEVGEAAINPVPRKMIRSTAEEVLTQFHIHQGIKVVISVPDGVEIAKKTLNGRLGILGGISILGTRGIVVPFSTAAYKASIVQAIKVARASDCEHVAITTGGRSEKYAMQQLPNLSDEAFIEMGDFVGFTLKQCKRLGIKKVSMVGMMGKFSKVAQGVMMVHSKSAPVDFGFLAQVASEVGVKGELIEEIEHANTASQVGDMMVANGFHSFFEVLCNYCCQQALQEMSGGVDVDTTLYTLKGDLLGRAECYDESD
- a CDS encoding precorrin-8X methylmutase; protein product: MDFRTEFKPETVQPQQIEGRSFEMIDEEVGEHPFSEEQYPVVQRVIHASADFELGKSLVFHKDAIGAGIQAIRSGKKIVADVQMVQVGISKPRVEKYGCDINVYISDADVMEEAKRLNTTRAIISMRKAIKEADGGIYAIGNAPTALLELIRLIKEGEAKPGLIIGLPVGFVSAAESKEELAKLDVPFITNIGRKGGSTVTVAALNAISILADRG
- the cobK gene encoding precorrin-6A reductase, with the translated sequence MILCLAGTSDARELAISMKNDGYSLLTTVVTDSAAIELRKAGLPIKVGRLTAEEMVEVIQQQNIETIVDASHPFAEEASRNAIQAARAADIPYIRYERQREHIIKREKVITVESYEQAAEVAASKGGVIMLTTGSKTLQVFSQKLLNLPNTRLIARMLPRKDNMEKCEQLGIPQKNIVAIQGPFTKEFDIALYKQYGVTLMITKESGKVGSVDEKLAAAAELDIETIVIKRPSIEYGLTFSSFDEVLRQLKEMEVQNI
- a CDS encoding sirohydrochlorin chelatase, with translation MKAVLFVGHGSRDPEGNEQVLKFIENMKPSIDDSLLVEACFLEFELPNILQGLEACVNKGASHIVVIPIMLLPAGHSKIHIPAAIDEAKEKYPHIAFTYGRPIGVHDLALDICTNRLVEAGEKIDDPKEHTAVILLGRGGSDPDANSDLYKITRLLWERLKYKIIEPAFMGVTDPLIRESIERCIKLGAKRVVVVPYFLFTGILIKRLERLMADFQTEFPSVEFVLAEYFGFHPKLELILHDRIAEALKDEVKMNCDTCLYRLEAMEHIDHHHHHDHDHDHGHHHHHHHDVKTEHVK
- the cobJ gene encoding precorrin-3B C(17)-methyltransferase, translated to MSLKGKLLIVGFGPGSEEHITNRAKEAIAESDCIIGYKTYVDLISDLITDQEIVSTGMSEEVSRAQAAVKLAEEGKYVAVISSGDAGVYGMAGLVYEVLIEKGWSELDGVEVEVVPGISAINSCASLLGAPVMHDACTISLSDHLTPWELIERRIEAAGQADFVIALYNPKSGKRTRQIVEAQQILLKYRSQDTPVGLVKSAYRDRQHVVMTTLRDMLDHDIGMLTTVIIGNSTTFMYDNKMITPRGYQRKYTLQTQEQKLKPHERLKRENEPWALHGGKEESPSALDMANKAIAMVDQDKGVTKERSTYVGTNIESIFEVAVSPGVVNKKFTPQQMLVLADVVGDKGKMEYTINHQILLHIPTSSPETVTNKLTDVGFLLAPVGDVATMKACDFCDGEKFDSIPQAEEIQALIGGIDVPKELHIGFNGCAMACYGAVNDDIGIVFRKGKFDLFLGAKTVGRTAHAGQLVAEGIEPERLVPLIQNIVGEYKEKGHPNERFHKYYKRVKEIQGYQFKDVSPDLSIEPVPCAD
- a CDS encoding (2Fe-2S) ferredoxin domain-containing protein translates to MTTWNLQGTKHHVLICNGSSCMRKGGEEATVAIREEIERLGLDSTVHTTRTRCNGRCKDACVAIVYPEGTWYEKVTPELGRQIVSEHLAQGKPLTHAMSYTTTNTGMQLQGDRPLGISKEKAVVNK